In Sphingomonas sp. SUN019, the genomic window CGCGCATGACTCGTTGATGAATGGAAACCGCCGCGGCGCGGACGTGCGTGATGCGGCTGGTGACGATCAGTGCGTCGTCCAGCCGTGCGGGTGCGGCGTAGCGGATGGTCAGGTCGGCGACGGCGTAGGAGCCTTCGCCCGCTTCAAAGGTGGCGCGCTGATCGATCCCGGCGAGGCGCAGCATGTCCGAACGCGCGCGTTCCATGAAGCGCAGATAGTTGGCGTGATAGACGACGCCCGACAGATCGGTGTCCTCGAAATAGACGCGCACGGGGAAGCGGTGCTCGGTTCCCTCGAAACGCCCTTCAGGAGGCTGATCTGTCGCGCCGAGCGTCATGCCAGCGCGTGTTAACCGAAGCGGGCGGCGGGCGGAACCCCGCCCGCGACGCGCTATTCCCCCAGATCGGCGACGTCGACTTGCAGGCGTGGCGTGGACGACGGCGCGCGGCGGACGGGCGTGTTCATCGCGATCACCGGGTTCGGGAAGGCGGTGCGGGCGCGCCACGCGTCATAGGCCGCGTAGAAATCGGTGAACGGGCGGTCGAGCATCGGCAGACGCGTCGCGGCGAAGGTGGGGAGTGCGGTGGGCGCGACCGTGGCGCTGTCGGCGAGCACCGCGGCGGCGTTTGCGCAGAAGGCGTCGCGCGCGAAACTCTGTGAAAAGTAGTTGTACAGACGGGTCATCGAATCGTCGTAGCGATCCTGCCAGTCGCCACCGCTCGCGCGATATTCGGCCGACAGGTTTGCCTCGGCGTCCTTCAGCGCGGCCTTCTGCGTTTGGAGCAGCGCGTTGTACTGCGCGACCGTCGTGGTTTCCTGCACACCGCGGCAGGCAAGCGCGGCGACGTTCAGCGCCGCGCGCAGATGCCAGACGGTGGCGGCAGGGGTCAGTACGCGGTTGGGGGTGGCGTAGCTGCCGTCGGCCAATCGCGCGGGTATCCTCATGCCGGGCGACGCGCCCTTGGGCATTTCCGCGACCTGTGCGGGGACGTACATCGTCGGCGGTGTAACCGCCACTTCGGGACGGCTGGCGCATCCGGCGAGGATCAGCACCAATGCCGCCCATACCGGCGGCCGTAGCTGCGTTAGCATCGCAATCACCCTTTTCTTCCCTTTGTAATCAGAGGGTGCGCGCGAATGGTTAATTTTTCGTTTACTTTTTCTTCCGGTCCGATCGCGCCGGGTAGATCGTTTCGCCCGCCGCGCACATCGTCGCGAACTTCGCGATACGCGTGGCGCGGGTTTCGGGGCGTTTGGCGTCGGCGGTGCGGTGTAGGATCGCGTAGCGGTTGGTGCCGTCGAGCGCGTCGAAGAACGCGCGCGCGCCGGGCGTCGCGGCGAGCGCGGCGGCGAGGTCGTCAGGAACCGCGGCGGTCGATTGCGGCGCGTAGGCGGCGTCCCACCGGCCGTCGGCTTTCGCCGCGTCGATCTCACGCAGGCCCGCGGCGGCGATGCGGCCGTCCGCGATCAACTCGATCGCCCGCGTGCGGTTCTTCTCGGACCATTTGCTGCGAGGTTTGCGCGGCGTGAAGCGGATCAGCCACCACAGCGCATCATAGGGATTGAGCTGGCCGTCAATCCAGCCGTGGATCAGCGCACCGTCGATCGCCTGCGGCTTCGTGACCGAAAATTCGGGATTGCCGCTCTTGGCGAGCTTCAGCCACACGCCGACGCTGTCGCGTGGTTGCTGCGCCAGCCAAGCCTCCCAATTCGCGGCGTCGACGAAGGCACGGATCGGCAATCCGTCGCGCTCTTCGGTCACCGAATCTGGCTCATTGCGCGCGTTTCTCCAGCGCGTGTGCGGCTTCGGCCATCAACGTCGCGATGATCTCGGCGAGCGGTTCTTCCTTCGTGACCATGCCGACCGACTGGCCGGCCATCACGCTGCCGTGTTCGACATCGCCGTCGATCACCGCGCGGCGGAGCGCCCCAGCCCAATAATGTTCGATCTGCAACTGCGCCTCGGCCATCGCGAGCGCGCCTTCGTCGAGCGATTGCGCGACTTCGCGTTGCTTGGCGGTGAAGAGTTCGCTGGAGGCGTTTTTCAGCGCGCGGACCGGGATGACCGGGAGCCGCGGATCGATCTGGACGCTGGCGACCGCGTCGCGGGCCGAGGCGCGGATGAACGCTTTCTTGAAATTGGCGTGCGCGATCGATTCGTGCGCGCACACGAAGCGCGTGCCGAGCTGGACCCCGCACGCGCCCTGATCGAGATAGCCTGCGATCGCCTCGCCGCGGCCGATCCCGCCGGCGATGAAGACGGGCACCTGCTCGGCTACTTCGGGCAGGATTTCCTGCGCGAGCACACTGGTCGAGACCGGACCGATATGGCCGCCCGCTTCCATCCCCTCGATCACGAGCGCGTCGACGCCGGAGCGAATGAGTTTCTTCGCAAGGCTGAGCGCGGGAGCGAAGCAGATGACCTTCGCACCGGTTTCCTTGATGGCTTCGAGGCTGCCCTTCGGGGGAAGGCCGCCCGCGAGGACGACGTGACCGACCTGGTGCTTCGCGCAGACCGCGATCAGTTCGAACAGGTCGGGGTGCATCGTGATCAGGTTCACGCCGAACGGTTTGCCGGTAAGGGTTTTCGTGCCTGCGATCTCGGCATCGAGCAGCGCGGGCGTCATCGCCCCGCACGCGATCACCCCGAACCCCCCGGCGTTGGACATGGCGGAGACGAGGTTGCGCTCACTAACCCACGACATCGCGCCCGCCATGATGGCGACCTCGGACCCGAGAAACGCGACGCCGCGCGCCATGCGGCGCTGAAGGCGCTCTGCGCCGATGGTGGTGGTGGTCATGCGCGGCGGGTTAGCGGGGGCGGCTGTCTTGTGCCAGCCTTCTCAGGCCGCGACGTCCTCCGCATCCAACCCGTAGGCGGTGTGCAGGACGCGGACGGCGAGTTCGGTCTCGTCCTCGTGGATCAGGACCGACACCTTGATCTCGCTGGTCGAGATGGCGAGGATGTTGATGCCGCGTTGCCCCAGGGTCGTGAACATCGTGCTGGCGACGCCCGCGTGGCTGCGCATCCCGACGCCGACGACCGAGATCTTCGCGATCCGGGAGTCATGGACCAGCTCGGCGAAACCGATCGCCTCGCGGCCCTGGTTCAGCGCCTCGATCGAGCGCGGCAGGTCGGCCGAGGGGACGGTGAAGGTCACATCGGTCGAGCCCGTGCGGCCGTTGCTGTTGTGCGCGATGTTCTGGATGATCATGTCGACGTTGATGTTGGCCGCGGCGAGCGGTTCGAAGATCGCGGCGACCGCACCGGGCTTGTCGGGCACGGATGTCAGCGTGATCTTCGCTTCATTCTTGTCGTGCGCGATGCCGGTGATGAGCTGGCGTTCCACGTCTTCAATCTCCTCTTCGCCGACGATCATCGTGCCGGGCAACGTGTCCGCCATCGGGGCATCGTCGCCGGTGAACGACGACAATACCTGAACGCGGACCTTTTCCTTCATCGCCAGGCCGACCGAGCGCGTCTGCAGCACCTTCGCGCCGACGCTGGCGAGTTCCAACATCTCCTCATACGTCACCTTGGCGAGTTTGCGCGCGCGTGGGACGATGCGGGGGTCGGTGGTATAGACGCCGTCGACGTCGGTGTAGATGTCGCAGCGGTCGGCCTTCATCGCCGCCGCCATCGCGACCGCCGACGTATCGGATCCGCCGCGGCCGAGCGTGGTGACGCGCGATCCCGCGGCAACGCCCTGGAAGCCGGGGATGACCGCCACCTCGCCGCTCGCGAGACTTTCGTTCAGCGCGGTCGTGTCGATTTCGCCGATCCGCGCCGATGCGTGTCCGTCGGAGGTGCGGATCGGGAGCTGCCAGCCGAGCCATGAGCGCGCCGGGACGCCGATCGCCTGCAACGCGATGGCGAGCAATCCGCTGGTGACCTGTTCGCCAGCCGATACCACCACGTCATATTCGTGCGGATCGTAGAGCGCGGAGGCTTCGCGGCAAAAGCCGACGAGGCGATCGGTTTCCCCCGCCATCGCCGAGACGACGACCGCGACCTGATTGCCCGCCGCGACCTCGCGCTTCACGCGCGCGGCGACATTTCGGATGCGCTCGATCCCGGCCATCGACGTGCCGCCGAACTTCATCACGATGCGCGCCATGTGGAAGGTCAAATTCCTTGGGGTGGAAGGGCGGCCCTGTTACGAAGCGTCTATGTCCGACGCAACCGTATCAACCGCAACCAACGAGTCCTCGATCATCGCGCGGGAAGCTGCGCATTTCGGTGCGCTGGCGGCGGACTGGTGGGATCCGAAGGGATCGTCGGCGATGCTCCACCGGCTGAACCCGGTGCGGCTGCGCTACATTCGCGAACAGGTGGATACGCATTTCGGGCTGGATGCGGCGTCGTTCACGCCGCTGACGGGGAAGCGCGTGCTGGACGTCGGGTGCGGCGCGGGGCTGCTGG contains:
- a CDS encoding YbgC/FadM family acyl-CoA thioesterase translates to MTLGATDQPPEGRFEGTEHRFPVRVYFEDTDLSGVVYHANYLRFMERARSDMLRLAGIDQRATFEAGEGSYAVADLTIRYAAPARLDDALIVTSRITHVRAAAVSIHQRVMRGELVLTQADVVAALVAPSGRARRQPHDWTDRFAALVAKGDTTP
- a CDS encoding nitronate monooxygenase family protein, with translation MARGVAFLGSEVAIMAGAMSWVSERNLVSAMSNAGGFGVIACGAMTPALLDAEIAGTKTLTGKPFGVNLITMHPDLFELIAVCAKHQVGHVVLAGGLPPKGSLEAIKETGAKVICFAPALSLAKKLIRSGVDALVIEGMEAGGHIGPVSTSVLAQEILPEVAEQVPVFIAGGIGRGEAIAGYLDQGACGVQLGTRFVCAHESIAHANFKKAFIRASARDAVASVQIDPRLPVIPVRALKNASSELFTAKQREVAQSLDEGALAMAEAQLQIEHYWAGALRRAVIDGDVEHGSVMAGQSVGMVTKEEPLAEIIATLMAEAAHALEKRAQ
- a CDS encoding aspartate kinase codes for the protein MARIVMKFGGTSMAGIERIRNVAARVKREVAAGNQVAVVVSAMAGETDRLVGFCREASALYDPHEYDVVVSAGEQVTSGLLAIALQAIGVPARSWLGWQLPIRTSDGHASARIGEIDTTALNESLASGEVAVIPGFQGVAAGSRVTTLGRGGSDTSAVAMAAAMKADRCDIYTDVDGVYTTDPRIVPRARKLAKVTYEEMLELASVGAKVLQTRSVGLAMKEKVRVQVLSSFTGDDAPMADTLPGTMIVGEEEIEDVERQLITGIAHDKNEAKITLTSVPDKPGAVAAIFEPLAAANINVDMIIQNIAHNSNGRTGSTDVTFTVPSADLPRSIEALNQGREAIGFAELVHDSRIAKISVVGVGMRSHAGVASTMFTTLGQRGINILAISTSEIKVSVLIHEDETELAVRVLHTAYGLDAEDVAA
- a CDS encoding YdeI family protein, encoding MTEERDGLPIRAFVDAANWEAWLAQQPRDSVGVWLKLAKSGNPEFSVTKPQAIDGALIHGWIDGQLNPYDALWWLIRFTPRKPRSKWSEKNRTRAIELIADGRIAAAGLREIDAAKADGRWDAAYAPQSTAAVPDDLAAALAATPGARAFFDALDGTNRYAILHRTADAKRPETRATRIAKFATMCAAGETIYPARSDRKKK